Proteins from one Acanthopagrus latus isolate v.2019 chromosome 18, fAcaLat1.1, whole genome shotgun sequence genomic window:
- the cyfip2 gene encoding cytoplasmic FMR1-interacting protein 2 isoform X1, with translation MTTHVTLEDALSNVDLLEELPLPDQQPCIEPPPSSIMYQANFDTNFEDRNAFVTGIARYIEQATVHSSMNEMLEEGHEYAVMLYTWRSCSRAIPQVKCNEQPNRVEIYEKTVEVLEPEVTKLMKFMYFQRKAIERFCSEVKRLCHAERRKDFVSEAYLLTLGKFINMFAVLDELKNMKCSVKNDHSAYKRAAQFLRKMADPQSIQESQNLSMFLANHNRITQCLHQQLEVIPGYEELLADIVNICVDYYENKMYLTPSEKHMLLKVMGFGLYLMDGNVSNIYKLDAKKRINLSKIDKFFKLQVVPLFGDMQIELSRYIETSAHYEENKSKWTCTQSSISPQYNLCEQMVQIREDHIRFISELARYSNSEVVTGSGLDSQKSDEEYRELFDLALRGLQLLSKWSTHVMEVYSWKLVHPTDKFCNKDCPGTAEEYERATRYNYTSEEKFALVEVIAMIKGLQVLMGRMESVFNQAIRNTIYAALQDFAQMTLREPLRQAVRKKKNVLISVLQAIRKTVCDWEGAREPPNDPCLRGEKDPKGGFDIKVPRRAVGPSSTQLYMVRTMLESLIADKSGSKKTLRSSLDGPIVVAIEDFHKHSFFFTHLLNFSEALQQCCDLSQLWFREFFLELTMGRRIQFPIEMSMPWILTDHILETKEPSMMEYVLYPLDLYNDSGYYALTKFKKQFLYDEIEAEVNLCFDQFVYKLADQIFAYYKAMAGSVLLDKRFRAECKNYGVIIPYPPSNRYETLLKQRHVQLLGRSIDLNRLITQRISAAMYKSLDHAISRFESEDLTSIVELEWLLEINRLTHRLLCKHMTLDSFDAMFREANHNVSAPYGRITLHVFWELNFDFLPNYCYNGSTNRFVRTAIPFTQEPQRDKPANVQPYYLYGSKPLNIAYSHIYSSYRNFVGPPHFKTICRLLGYQGIAVVMEELLKIVKSLLQGTILQYVKTLIEVMPKICRLPRHEYGSPGILEFFHHQLKDIIEYAELKTDVFQSLREVGNAILFCLLIEQALVSQEEVCDLLHAAPFQNILPRVYIKEGERLEVRMKRLEAKYAPLHLVPLIERLGTPQQIAIAREGDLLTKERLCCGLSMFEVILTRIRSFLHDGVWRGPPPTNGVMHVDECMEFHRLWSAMQFVYCIPVGTHEFTAEQCFGDGLNWAGCAIIVLLGQQRRFDLFDFCYHLLKVQRQDGKDEIIKNVPLKKMADRIRKYQILNNEIFAILNKYMKAVETDSSTVEHVRCFQPPIHQSLATTC, from the exons AATGAGATGCTGGAGGAAGGACACGAGTACGCTGTGATGCTTTACACTTGGAGAAGCTGCTCCAGAGCCATTccccag GTGAAATGCAATGAGCAGCCCAACAGAGTGGAGATCTATGAGAAAACGGTGGAGGTGTTGGAACCTGAAGTGACCAAGCTCATGAAGTTCATGTACTTCCAG CGGAAAGCCATAGAACGCTTCTGCAGCGAAGTGAAGCGTCTGTGTcatgctgagaggaggaaggacttTGTGTCTGAGGCCTACCTGCTCACTCTGGGCAAATTTATTAACATGTTTGCTGTGCTGGACGAGCTGAAGAACATGAAGTGTAGCGTCAAGAATGATCACTCTGCCTACAAGAG GGCAGCTCAGTTCTTGAGGAAGATGGCCGACCCCCAGTCCATCCAGGAGTCCCAGAACCTTTCGATGTTTTTAGCCAACCACAACAGGATCACTCAG TGCCTGCACCAACAGTTGGAGGTGATTCCTGGCTACGAGGAACTTTTGGCAGACATTGTCAACATCTGTGTAGACTATTACGAGAACAAGATGTATCTGACACCCAGCGAGAAACACATGCTGCTTAAG GTGATGGGCTTTGGTCTGTACCTGATGGATGGGAATGTGAGTAATATATACAAACTAGACGCCAAAAAGAGGATCAACCTGAGCAAGATTGACAAGTTCTTCAAG CTTCAAGTGGTGCCCCTGTTCGGAGACATGCAGATAGAGTTGTCGCGCTACATCGAGACGAGTGCTCATTACGAAGAAAACAAGTCCAA GTGGACATGCACCCAGAGCAGCATCTCGCCACAGTACAACCTGTGTGAGCAGATGGTGCAGATCAGGGAGGACCACATTCGCTTCATCTCGGAGCTGGCGCGCTACAGCAACAGCGAAGTGGTGACGGGTTCGGGCCTGGACAGCCAGAAGTCCGATGAGGAGTACAGGGAGCTGTTCGACCTGGCGCTGAGaggtctgcagctgctgtccaAGTGGAGCACGCACGTCATGGAAGTT TACTCGTGGAAGCTCGTCCATCCCACGGATAAATTCTGTAACAAGGACTGTCCGGGCACGGCGGAGGAGTACGAACGGGCCACGCGATACAATTACACTAGTGAGGAGAAATTTGCCCTGGTGGAGGTCATCGCCATGATCAAAGGGCTGCAG GTTCTGATGGGCAGAATGGAGTCGGTGTTTAACCAGGCCATCAGGAATACCATCTACGCCGCGCTGCAGGACTTTGCTCAGATGACCCTCAGAGAGCCTCTGCGCCAGGCTGTACGGAAGAAGAAGAACGTCCTcatcag TGTTCTTCAGGCCATTCGAAAGACCGTCTGTGACTGGGAGGGGGCGAGGGAACCTCCAAATGACCCCTGTCTGAGGGGGGAGAAGGACCCCAAAGGTGGATTCGACATCAAAGTGCCCCGCAGGGCTGTAGGACCCTCCAGCACACAG CTGTACATGGTGCGCACCATGCTGGAGTCACTGATCGCAGATAAGAGTGGGTCGAAGAAGACTCTGCGCAGCAGTTTGGATGGGCCAATAGTAGTGGCCATTGAGGACTTCCACAAACATTCCTTCTTCTTCACACACCTGCTCAACTTCAGCG AGGCCCTGCAGCAGTGCTGCGATCTGTCCCAGCTGTGGTTCAGAGAGTTCTTCCTGGAGCTGACCATGGGTCGCCGAATTCAGTTCCCCATTGAGATGTCAATGCCGTGGATCCTCACCGACCACATCCTGGAGACCAAGGAGCCCTCCATGATGGA GTATGTGCTGTATCCTCTCGACTTGTATAACGACAGTGGCTACTACGCTCTCACCAAGTTCAAGAAACAGTTCCTGTATGATGAAATTGAGGCTGAG GTAAACCTCTGCTTTGACCAGTTTGTCTACAAGTTAGCAGATCAGATATTCGCCTACTACAAAGCAATGGCCGGAAG TGTCCTCCTAGACAAGCGCTTCAGAGCAGAGTGTAAAAACTATGGCGTGATCATCCCCTACCCTCCATCGAACCGCTACGAGACGCTGCTCAAACAGAGACATGTTCAG CTGCTTGGTCGCTCCATTGACCTGAACCGCCTGATCACCCAGAGGATCTCGGCAGCAATGTACAAGTCTCTGGACCACGCAATCAGCCGCTTTGAGAGCGAGGACCTCACTTCAATAGTG GAGCTGGAGTGGCTGCTGGAGATCAACAGACTAACCCACCGACTCCTGTGCAAGCACATGACCCTGGACAGCTTCGACGCCATGTTCCGCGAGGCCAACCACAACGTGTCCGCTCCCTACGGACGGATCACGCTGCATGTCTTCTGGGAGCTGAACTTTGACTTCCTCCCCAACTACTGCTACAACGGATCCACAAACCG ctttGTACGCACAGCCATTCCCTTCACCCAGGAGCCTCAAAGAGACAAGCCAGCCAATGTGCAGCCTTACTACCTGTATGGATCCAAG cCTCTGAACATTGCCTACTCCCACATATACAGCTCCTACAGAAACTTTGTTGGCCCGCCTCACTTCAAGACCATCTGCCGTCTCCTTGGTTACCAAGGCATTGCTGTCGTGATGGAAGAGCTGCTTAAGATTGTCAAGAGCCTG CTACAGGGCACCATACTGCAGTACGTAAAAACACTGATAGAAGTCATGCCCAAGATCTGCCGCTTGCCGCGCCATGAGTATGGCTCCCCAG GTATCCTGGAGTTCTTCCATCATCAGCTTAAGGACATCATTGAGTATGCTGAGCTGAAGACAGATGTCTTCCAGAGCTTAAGGGAAGTGGGAAATGCCATCCTCTTCTGCCTGCTCATCGAGCAAGCTCTGGT GTCCcaggaggaagtgtgtgatCTGCTTCATGCCGCCCCCTTCCAGAACATTCTGCCCAGAGTTTACATCAAAG AGGGGGAGCGTCTGgaggtgaggatgaagaggctGGAAGCAAAGTACGCCCCTCTCCACCTCGTGCCTCTAATCGAGAGGTTGGGAACCCCGCAG CAAATTGCTATTGCCCGTGAGGGGGACCTGCTGACCAAAGAGCGTCTCTGCTGCGGCCTTTCCATGTTCGAGGTCATCCTGACGCGCATCCGCAGTTTCCTGCACGACGGGGTGTGGCGCGGGCCTCCGCCCACCAACGGCGTGATGCACGTCGACGAGTGCATGGAGTTCCACCGCCTGTGGAGCGCCATGCAGTTCGTCTACTGCATTCCCGTGGGCACGCACGAGTTCACAGCAGA GCAGTGCTTTGGGGACGGGCTGAACTGGGCCGGCTGTGCCATCATCGTGCTGTTGGGACAGCAGCGTCGCTTCGACCTTTTCGACTTCTGCTACCACCTGCTCAAAGTCCAAAGACAGGACGGCAAGGATGAGATCATCAAAAACGTG CCCTTGAAGAAAATGGCCGACCGCATTCGGAAGTACCAGATCCTCAACAACGAGATCTTCGCCATCCTCAACAAGTACATGAAAGCGGTGGAGACGGACAGTTCCACCGTGGAGCACGTTCGCTGCTTCCAGCCTCCTATACACCAATCCCTGGCTACCACCTGTTGA
- the hmmr gene encoding hyaluronan mediated motility receptor — MSFSRAPLKRFNDNVGCAPPPGSYEIKSGELKGAASFDKSDRFRAVKAGEMPPPSPSRSALVSPVRRTMSVDGLVQGSSVKREKNDMSMERKQQKLLEKEIRSLVQERGEQDRRLQALEEELKKVEAKLLSAVREKTGLSSNVTSLERQRAELKKVNEFLKNKVSADTTKKRINSLTMELMEAKNTVDVKNKELKLLQVNAEGHLKVLETDLQAARGTITALKDRNKDLEEHHQVSQTLNEELEKENARLHAVIRELREEIKVLQGYLDTANEQIQDLRLRLQEKTGESTGTGSQAEKVKQLETELEQCTTELQSTQQVLRQKEDMEEQVKFANQELEDSQATVRQHEAELARLREVLRRTEKELDERVEHLELRYLSAEKERSKTQEEGLMRVEELKAEIVGLKELKRDEEKRQIDLERENASLTAELTKEKALVDSLSVLVEQEREESDEKLRQLKEEMEEVLGELALLEDQDKKREEDASRHEEAFQRLQEEKSELERQLSDTRTLMDSTEVEALKAEHSEAMRELQEAHTNSLNKMADVVAELESSKEALKGAEEKRKTLEAEVERVTWQMKEMDKVLLQKDEEMKRVKERLEEHQERQLAEAKAREENSRMLLEVQTRFAQKDEEMKAMEARHAALISQLQQQTKEREEALGQLEEQRGQSSARLQNEREKAEKLLEEVRQEKEEIIEQLQQERDEKAQIQTALQEERGALEVERDDHRQARSEVLRLQAELERVDEQSKSLLSQVELKEQSRLALENQLIIAEQDRNALQSRWDEVERGTLNYQAQLDLIAEKTQAVKRELEDQQQDGRALQQQLEVLTQEKVTLQWEMEEQRQEFQRQLTEAQEKSADTEHWRKQYEELFSKVRPFQEQLNAFAAERKALLNENGANQEELNKLSDAYARLLGHQNQKQKIKHVIKLKDENISLKQEVSKLRSQVNRQKSDLEELRSALPGAPRRRFDPSKAFQHDKENRQTETSEPLKEGNHFV; from the exons atgtctttctcaaGAGCCCCTTTGAAAAGGTTCAACGACAATGTGG GTTGCGCCCCTCCACCGGGCTCCTATGAGATCAAGTCCGGGGAGCTGAAGGGAGCCGCTTCCTTCGATAAATCTGACCGATTCAGAGCTGTTAAAGCAG GTGAAATGCCACCACCATCGCCCTCCAGAAGCGCCCTGGTGTCACCTGTCCGTAGGACCATGTCCGTGGATGGTCTT GTCCAAGGGTCAAGTGTCAAGAGAGAGAAGAACGACATGAGCatggagaggaagcagcagaaactcCTGGAGAAAGAG ATAAGGTCCCTGGTTCAGGAGCGAGGAGAGCAGGATCGTCGCCTGCAGGCTCTggaagaggagctgaagaaagtGGAGGCCAAGCTGCTGTCTGCAGTCAGGGAGAAGACGGGCCTCTCTTCCAATGTTACCAGCCTTGAACGACAGCGGGCAGAGCTCAAGAAAGTCAACGAGTTTCTAAAAAACAAg gtCTCTGCTgacaccacaaaaaaaagaatcaacTCTCTCACAATGGAGCTGATGGAAGCCAAGAACACTGTAGATGTTAAAAACAAG gagTTAAAGCTACTACAGGTTAACGCTGAAGGCCACTTGAAGGTGCTTGAAACTGACCTCCAAGCTGCCAGGGGTACAATCACTGCTTTgaaggacagaaacaaagactTGG aggagcacCATCAAGTGTCCCAGACTCTGAATGAAGAGTTGGAGAAGGAGAATGCTAGATTGCATG ctgtgataagggagctgagggaggaaatCAAAGTCTTGCAGGGATACTTGGACACAGCCAATGAACAGATCCAG GATCTTCGCTTAAGGCTCCAAGAGAAGACAGGGGAGAGCACTGGTACAGGTTCTCAGGCTGAGAAAGTGAA GCAGCTTGAGACAGAACTAGAGCAGTGCACTACTGAGCTACAGAGCACTCAACAAGTGCTCAGACAAAAAGAGGACATGGAGGAGCAGGTGAAGTTTGCCAACCAAGAATTGGAAGACTCTCAGGCAACAGTTCGACAGCATGAGGCAGAGCTCGCGAGACTGAGGGAGGTGCTCAGGAGGACGGAGAAGGAGCTGGATGAGAGAGTGGAACATCTCGAACTGCGGTACCTGTCcgctgagaaagagagaa GCAAGACTCAGGAGGAGGGGCTGATGAGAGTGGAGGAGTTGAAAGCGGAGATTGTCGGTCTAAAGGAGCTTAAAAGAGATGAGGAAAAGAGACAAATTGACCTCGAGCGAGAAAATGCTAGTCTTACTGCGGaactgacaaaagaaaag gcGCTTGTGGACTCCTTGTCTGTGTTGGTggaacaggagagagaggagtctGATGAGAAGTTGAGACAGTTaaaagaggagatggaggaggtgctggGGGAACTCGCTCTCCTGGAGGATCAGGacaagaagagggaggaggatgcGAGTAGGCATGAGGAGGCCTTCcagaggctgcaggaggagaagagtgaGCTGGAGAGACAGCTGAGTGATACTAGGACTCTGATGGACAG cacTGAAGTGGAAGCTTTAAAGGCGGAGCATTCTGAGGCCATGAGAGAACTCCAAGAGGCGCACACAAACTCCTTGAACAAGATGGCAGACGTTGTCGCAGAACTGGAAAG CTCCAAAGAAGCTCTGAAGGGAGCAGAGGAAAAACGGAAAACACTGGaagcagaggtggagagagtgaCCTGGCAGATGAAGGAGATGGACAAAGTCCTTCTACAGAAAGATGAGGAGATGAAAAGAGTGAAGGAGCGGTTGGAGGAGCACCAGGAGAGACAATTAGCTGAAGCGAAAGCCAGGGAGGAGAACTCAAG GATGTTGCTGGAGGTGCAGACTCGCTTTGCACAAAAAGATGAGGAGATGAAGGCCATGGAGGCAAGACACGCTGCCCTGATCAgtcagctacagcagcagacaaaagagagagaagaggcacTGGGGCAACTGGAGGAACAGagaggtcagagttcagctcGACTTCAAAATGAGAGGGAAAAAGCTGAGAAACTGCTAGAGGAGGTAAgacaggaaaaagaggaaataatagAACAGCTTCAACAAGAAAGAGATGAGAAAGCTCAAATTCAGACAGCACTTCAGGAGGAAAGGGGGGCGTTGGAGGTTGAAAGAGATGACCACCGACAGGCCAGGTCAGAGGTGCTCAGACTACAGGCCGAGCTAGAGAGAGTGGACGAGCAAAGCAAGAGTCTCCTGTCTCAAGTAGAACTGAAAGAGCAGTCTAGGCTGGCTCTTGAAAACCAGCTGATCATTGCGGAGCAGGACAGAAATGCACTTCAGTCACGCTGGGATGAGGTTGAACGAGGGACTCTGAACTACCAGGCCCAATTAGACCTCATCGCGGAGAAGACGCAGGCAGTGAAGCGCGAGCTCGAAGATCAACAGCAAGACGGAcgagctctgcagcagcagcttgaagTACTAACTCAGGAAAAGGTTACACTGCAGtgggagatggaggagcagcGACAGGAATTCCAAAGACAATTAACTGAAGCACAGGAGAAAAG TGCAGACACAGAACACTGGAGGAAACAATACGAGGAGCTGTTTTCAAAAGTCCGGCCCTTCCAG GAACAGCTCAACGCCTTCGCAGCAGAGCGAAAGGCGCTGCTCAATGAAAACGGAGCAAACCAGGAGGAGTTGAACAAGTTGTCGGATGCTTACGCTCGCCTGCTGGGccaccagaaccagaagcagAAGATCAAACATGTGATCAAGCTGAAAGATGAGAATATCTCCCTAAAACAG gaggttTCCAAACTTCGGTCCCAGGTAAACCGGCAGAAGAGTGATTTGGAGGAGCTCAGGTCGGCGCTCCCGGGTGCTCCTCGACGCAGGTTCGATCCCAGCAAAGCTTTCCAACACGACAAGGAGAACAGGcaaactgaaacaagtgaaCCTCTTAAAGAAG GAAATCACTTTGTGTAA
- the LOC119007595 gene encoding insulin-like encodes MARIPWAVSMLLLLVLYSPGVSLAPAQHLCGSHLVDALYFVCGERGFFYRPNRPYKRDLEHLLGFLTKRARQEQRLWRVLSDHDEPKVKRGIVEQCCHKPCSIYHLEGYCD; translated from the exons ATGGCCAGAATACCATGGGCGGtgtccatgctgctgctgctggttctctACTCCCCCGGGGTGTCCTTGGCCCCGGCCCAGCACTTGTGTGGCTCCCACCTGGTGGACGCCCTCTACTTCGTGTGCGGGGAGCGGGGCTTTTTCTACCGCCCAAACCGGCCATACAAGCGGGATCTGGAACATCTGCTCG GGTTCCTGACTAAAAGAGCTAGACAGGAGCAGCGTCTGTGGAGGGTCCTGTCTGACCACGATGAGCCCAAGGTGAAGAGAGGCATCGTGGAGCAGTGCTGCCATAAGCCGTGCAGCATTTACCACCTGGAGGGCTACTGCGACTGA
- the cyfip2 gene encoding cytoplasmic FMR1-interacting protein 2 isoform X2, which yields MTTHVTLEDALSNVDLLEELPLPDQQPCIEPPPSSIMYQANFDTNFEDRNAFVTGIARYIEQATVHSSMNEMLEEGHEYAVMLYTWRSCSRAIPQVKCNEQPNRVEIYEKTVEVLEPEVTKLMKFMYFQRKAIERFCSEVKRLCHAERRKDFVSEAYLLTLGKFINMFAVLDELKNMKCSVKNDHSAYKRAAQFLRKMADPQSIQESQNLSMFLANHNRITQCLHQQLEVIPGYEELLADIVNICVDYYENKMYLTPSEKHMLLKVMGFGLYLMDGNVSNIYKLDAKKRINLSKIDKFFKLQVVPLFGDMQIELSRYIETSAHYEENKSKWTCTQSSISPQYNLCEQMVQIREDHIRFISELARYSNSEVVTGSGLDSQKSDEEYRELFDLALRGLQLLSKWSTHVMEVYSWKLVHPTDKFCNKDCPGTAEEYERATRYNYTSEEKFALVEVIAMIKGLQVLMGRMESVFNQAIRNTIYAALQDFAQMTLREPLRQAVRKKKNVLISVLQAIRKTVCDWEGAREPPNDPCLRGEKDPKGGFDIKVPRRAVGPSSTQLYMVRTMLESLIADKSGSKKTLRSSLDGPIVVAIEDFHKHSFFFTHLLNFSEALQQCCDLSQLWFREFFLELTMGRRIQFPIEMSMPWILTDHILETKEPSMMEYVLYPLDLYNDSGYYALTKFKKQFLYDEIEAEVNLCFDQFVYKLADQIFAYYKAMAGSVLLDKRFRAECKNYGVIIPYPPSNRYETLLKQRHVQLLGRSIDLNRLITQRISAAMYKSLDHAISRFESEDLTSIVELEWLLEINRLTHRLLCKHMTLDSFDAMFREANHNVSAPYGRITLHVFWELNFDFLPNYCYNGSTNRFVRTAIPFTQEPQRDKPANVQPYYLYGSKPLNIAYSHIYSSYRNFVGPPHFKTICRLLGYQGIAVVMEELLKIVKSLLQGTILQYVKTLIEVMPKICRLPRHEYGSPGILEFFHHQLKDIIEYAELKTDVFQSLREVGNAILFCLLIEQALSQEEVCDLLHAAPFQNILPRVYIKEGERLEVRMKRLEAKYAPLHLVPLIERLGTPQQIAIAREGDLLTKERLCCGLSMFEVILTRIRSFLHDGVWRGPPPTNGVMHVDECMEFHRLWSAMQFVYCIPVGTHEFTAEQCFGDGLNWAGCAIIVLLGQQRRFDLFDFCYHLLKVQRQDGKDEIIKNVPLKKMADRIRKYQILNNEIFAILNKYMKAVETDSSTVEHVRCFQPPIHQSLATTC from the exons AATGAGATGCTGGAGGAAGGACACGAGTACGCTGTGATGCTTTACACTTGGAGAAGCTGCTCCAGAGCCATTccccag GTGAAATGCAATGAGCAGCCCAACAGAGTGGAGATCTATGAGAAAACGGTGGAGGTGTTGGAACCTGAAGTGACCAAGCTCATGAAGTTCATGTACTTCCAG CGGAAAGCCATAGAACGCTTCTGCAGCGAAGTGAAGCGTCTGTGTcatgctgagaggaggaaggacttTGTGTCTGAGGCCTACCTGCTCACTCTGGGCAAATTTATTAACATGTTTGCTGTGCTGGACGAGCTGAAGAACATGAAGTGTAGCGTCAAGAATGATCACTCTGCCTACAAGAG GGCAGCTCAGTTCTTGAGGAAGATGGCCGACCCCCAGTCCATCCAGGAGTCCCAGAACCTTTCGATGTTTTTAGCCAACCACAACAGGATCACTCAG TGCCTGCACCAACAGTTGGAGGTGATTCCTGGCTACGAGGAACTTTTGGCAGACATTGTCAACATCTGTGTAGACTATTACGAGAACAAGATGTATCTGACACCCAGCGAGAAACACATGCTGCTTAAG GTGATGGGCTTTGGTCTGTACCTGATGGATGGGAATGTGAGTAATATATACAAACTAGACGCCAAAAAGAGGATCAACCTGAGCAAGATTGACAAGTTCTTCAAG CTTCAAGTGGTGCCCCTGTTCGGAGACATGCAGATAGAGTTGTCGCGCTACATCGAGACGAGTGCTCATTACGAAGAAAACAAGTCCAA GTGGACATGCACCCAGAGCAGCATCTCGCCACAGTACAACCTGTGTGAGCAGATGGTGCAGATCAGGGAGGACCACATTCGCTTCATCTCGGAGCTGGCGCGCTACAGCAACAGCGAAGTGGTGACGGGTTCGGGCCTGGACAGCCAGAAGTCCGATGAGGAGTACAGGGAGCTGTTCGACCTGGCGCTGAGaggtctgcagctgctgtccaAGTGGAGCACGCACGTCATGGAAGTT TACTCGTGGAAGCTCGTCCATCCCACGGATAAATTCTGTAACAAGGACTGTCCGGGCACGGCGGAGGAGTACGAACGGGCCACGCGATACAATTACACTAGTGAGGAGAAATTTGCCCTGGTGGAGGTCATCGCCATGATCAAAGGGCTGCAG GTTCTGATGGGCAGAATGGAGTCGGTGTTTAACCAGGCCATCAGGAATACCATCTACGCCGCGCTGCAGGACTTTGCTCAGATGACCCTCAGAGAGCCTCTGCGCCAGGCTGTACGGAAGAAGAAGAACGTCCTcatcag TGTTCTTCAGGCCATTCGAAAGACCGTCTGTGACTGGGAGGGGGCGAGGGAACCTCCAAATGACCCCTGTCTGAGGGGGGAGAAGGACCCCAAAGGTGGATTCGACATCAAAGTGCCCCGCAGGGCTGTAGGACCCTCCAGCACACAG CTGTACATGGTGCGCACCATGCTGGAGTCACTGATCGCAGATAAGAGTGGGTCGAAGAAGACTCTGCGCAGCAGTTTGGATGGGCCAATAGTAGTGGCCATTGAGGACTTCCACAAACATTCCTTCTTCTTCACACACCTGCTCAACTTCAGCG AGGCCCTGCAGCAGTGCTGCGATCTGTCCCAGCTGTGGTTCAGAGAGTTCTTCCTGGAGCTGACCATGGGTCGCCGAATTCAGTTCCCCATTGAGATGTCAATGCCGTGGATCCTCACCGACCACATCCTGGAGACCAAGGAGCCCTCCATGATGGA GTATGTGCTGTATCCTCTCGACTTGTATAACGACAGTGGCTACTACGCTCTCACCAAGTTCAAGAAACAGTTCCTGTATGATGAAATTGAGGCTGAG GTAAACCTCTGCTTTGACCAGTTTGTCTACAAGTTAGCAGATCAGATATTCGCCTACTACAAAGCAATGGCCGGAAG TGTCCTCCTAGACAAGCGCTTCAGAGCAGAGTGTAAAAACTATGGCGTGATCATCCCCTACCCTCCATCGAACCGCTACGAGACGCTGCTCAAACAGAGACATGTTCAG CTGCTTGGTCGCTCCATTGACCTGAACCGCCTGATCACCCAGAGGATCTCGGCAGCAATGTACAAGTCTCTGGACCACGCAATCAGCCGCTTTGAGAGCGAGGACCTCACTTCAATAGTG GAGCTGGAGTGGCTGCTGGAGATCAACAGACTAACCCACCGACTCCTGTGCAAGCACATGACCCTGGACAGCTTCGACGCCATGTTCCGCGAGGCCAACCACAACGTGTCCGCTCCCTACGGACGGATCACGCTGCATGTCTTCTGGGAGCTGAACTTTGACTTCCTCCCCAACTACTGCTACAACGGATCCACAAACCG ctttGTACGCACAGCCATTCCCTTCACCCAGGAGCCTCAAAGAGACAAGCCAGCCAATGTGCAGCCTTACTACCTGTATGGATCCAAG cCTCTGAACATTGCCTACTCCCACATATACAGCTCCTACAGAAACTTTGTTGGCCCGCCTCACTTCAAGACCATCTGCCGTCTCCTTGGTTACCAAGGCATTGCTGTCGTGATGGAAGAGCTGCTTAAGATTGTCAAGAGCCTG CTACAGGGCACCATACTGCAGTACGTAAAAACACTGATAGAAGTCATGCCCAAGATCTGCCGCTTGCCGCGCCATGAGTATGGCTCCCCAG GTATCCTGGAGTTCTTCCATCATCAGCTTAAGGACATCATTGAGTATGCTGAGCTGAAGACAGATGTCTTCCAGAGCTTAAGGGAAGTGGGAAATGCCATCCTCTTCTGCCTGCTCATCGAGCAAGCTCTG TCCcaggaggaagtgtgtgatCTGCTTCATGCCGCCCCCTTCCAGAACATTCTGCCCAGAGTTTACATCAAAG AGGGGGAGCGTCTGgaggtgaggatgaagaggctGGAAGCAAAGTACGCCCCTCTCCACCTCGTGCCTCTAATCGAGAGGTTGGGAACCCCGCAG CAAATTGCTATTGCCCGTGAGGGGGACCTGCTGACCAAAGAGCGTCTCTGCTGCGGCCTTTCCATGTTCGAGGTCATCCTGACGCGCATCCGCAGTTTCCTGCACGACGGGGTGTGGCGCGGGCCTCCGCCCACCAACGGCGTGATGCACGTCGACGAGTGCATGGAGTTCCACCGCCTGTGGAGCGCCATGCAGTTCGTCTACTGCATTCCCGTGGGCACGCACGAGTTCACAGCAGA GCAGTGCTTTGGGGACGGGCTGAACTGGGCCGGCTGTGCCATCATCGTGCTGTTGGGACAGCAGCGTCGCTTCGACCTTTTCGACTTCTGCTACCACCTGCTCAAAGTCCAAAGACAGGACGGCAAGGATGAGATCATCAAAAACGTG CCCTTGAAGAAAATGGCCGACCGCATTCGGAAGTACCAGATCCTCAACAACGAGATCTTCGCCATCCTCAACAAGTACATGAAAGCGGTGGAGACGGACAGTTCCACCGTGGAGCACGTTCGCTGCTTCCAGCCTCCTATACACCAATCCCTGGCTACCACCTGTTGA